From Camelina sativa cultivar DH55 chromosome 20, Cs, whole genome shotgun sequence, the proteins below share one genomic window:
- the LOC104771572 gene encoding uncharacterized protein LOC104771572, translating to MDSKSLAKSKRAHTQHHNKKSHSVHKPKGPVVSEKNPEKLQGNQTKTPVQSRRVSALPSNWDRYDDGDDDELDAAADSSISQTTTDVTLPKSKGADYLHLLSEAQAESPSKIDVSSDCLSSLDDLLHDEFSRVVGSMISARGEGILSWMEDDNFVVEEDGSASYQEPGFLSLNLYALAETLEKVDLHERLYIEPDLLPLPELCTSQSKVSCDEEDTEAVLTRLNKPAQQESSGKVKVAAQGVSSVLEAESQDQVKDIPILADESVKSSAIEDDLDFLLNSVSETHAQPSPVANASSTSNQNPSVQKSSAFETELDSLLNFHSSAEPYNNPANSSDQKLHTSGFDDVLDDLLESTSSSIKPQQNQTSSSPSVGKSKVLDDFDSWLDTI from the exons ATGGATTCAAAATCACTGGCTAAATCCAAAAGAGCTCATACTCAACACCATAACAAGAAATCGCATTCGGTTCATAAGCCGAAAGGTCCTGTAGTTTCAGAGAAGAATCCTGAGAAGCTTCAAGGAAACCAAACCAAGACTCCGGTTCAATCTCGACGAGTCTCTGCACTCCCTTCGAATTGGGATCggtatgatgatggtgatgatgatgaactcgATGCAGCTGCGGATTCGTCGATAAGCCAAACTACGACGGATGTTACACTACCAAAAAGCAAAGGAGCTGACTATTTGCATTTGTTATCTGAAGCTCAAGCTGAGTCTCCATCTAAGATTGATGTTAGTTCAGATTGTTTATCATCGTTAGACGATCTTTTACACG ATGAATTTAGTCGCGTTGTTGGATCTATGATCTCGGCTAGAGGGGAAGGTATACTTTCATGGATGGAAGATGATAACTTTGTTGTGGAAGAAGACGGATCAGCTTCATATCAGGAG CCTGGATTCCTCTCCTTGAATTTGTATGCTCTGGCTGAAACACTTGAGAAAGTGGACTTGCACGAGAGACTCTACATTGAACCTGATCTTTTGCCGCTGCCCGAGCTG TGTACATCCCAATCAAAAGTGAGCTGTGATGAAGAAGACACAGAAGCTGTGTTAACGAGGCTAAATAAGCCGGCTCAACAAGAATCCAGTGGAAAGGTGAAGGTCGCCGCACAAGGAGTATCATCAGTCTTGGAAGCCGAGTCTCAGGATCAAGTTAAGGACATACCAATACTCGCAGACGAGTCAGTGAAATCTTCAGCTATTGAAGATGATCTAGATTTTCTCCTCAACTCCGTCAGTGAAACACATGCTCAGCCTAGCCCGGTGGCCAATGCCTCAAGTACATCCAATCAGAATCCTAGTGTCCAAAAATCTTCAGCTTTTGAAACAGAGCTAGATTCTCTTCTCAACTTTCATAGTAGCGCAGAACCATACAACAATCCGGCTAACTCATCTGATCAAAAGCTTCACACATCGGGGTTTGATGATGTGCTTGATGATTTGCTCGAAAGTACTTCATCATCGATCAAACCACAGCAGAACCAGACCTCTTCTTCGCCCTCAGTTGGAAAATCCAAAGTTTTAGATGACTTTGATTCTTGGTTGGACACGATTTGA